The following nucleotide sequence is from Desulfovibrio sp. X2.
TCGACTCCGACATCGCGACCACGGTGGAGCGCCACTGGCTCGTGCCCTGCATGCTCACGGGCGTCGGCCTGCTCACGGGCTTCCTCATCCAGCGCTTCATCCCGGACTCGATCAATTCCGGCACGGACGGCACGGACTCCATGATCAAGTCCTTCCACCGCGAGCTCGGCGTGATCAAGCCCATCGTGCCGCTGATCAAGGGGCTGATGGCCATCCTGACCATCGCCTGCGGCGGCTCGGCAGGCCAGGAAGGCCCGATCTCGCAGGTGGGCGCCGGTCTCGGCTCGTGGATCTCGGACAAGCTCGGCCTGACCACGCGCGAGCGGCGCATCCTGCTGCTGGCGGGCGCGGCCGGAGGCCTGGGCGCCATCTTCCGCGCCCCCCTGGGCGGCGCGCTCACGGCCATCGAAGTCATCTACCGCGAGGACTTCGAGGCCGAGGCCATCCTGCCCGCGGTCATCTCGAGCGTGGTGGCCTACTCGGTCTTCGCCATATTCTTCGGCACGACCCCGATCCTCTCCGTGCCCCCCTTCCATTTCCACAGCATCACGGAGCTCTTCTTCTCCGCCCTGCTGGCCGTGGCCTGCGCCGGGGCGGGCTGGCTCTACGTGCGGGCCTTCTACGCCATCAAGTACTCCTTCTTCGCCCGCATCCGCGCCAAGATCGGCATCACCTGGACCTGCGCCCTGGGCGGCCTGCTCATGGGCATCTTCGGCATGCTCTTCCCCCAGGTGCTGGCCGGCGGCTACGGCTGGCTGCAGCAGGCCATCTCGGGCAACCTGCCGCTGCTGCTCATGCTGGCCATCATCTTCGGCAAGATCCTGGCCACCTCGCTGACCATCGGCTCGGGGCTCTCGGGCGGCATGTTCGCTCCCGCGCTCTTCGTGGGCGGCATGACCGGCGGCCTGGTCGGCCACCTCTCCAAGGCCTTCTTCCCCAACGCCGTGCAGAACCCCGGCGCCTTCGTGCTCGTGGGCATGGCGGCCTTCTTCTCGGGCATCGCCAACGCGCCCATCGGCCCCATCGTCATGGTCTGCGAGATCACCCAGGGCTACGGGCTGCTCGCTCCCCTGCTGCTGGCCTCCATGGTCACCCTGGTCATCGGCCGCAAGGTGAGCCTGTACGAGAACCAGGTGGAGAACAAGTTCGAGTCACCGGCGCACACGGGCGACGCCACCATCAACGTCCTCGAGCGGCTGCAGGTGAAGGAGTTCCTGCGCCGCGGCCGGACCACGGTGCTGGACGAGCGCATGACGCTGAAGACCCTGACCCAGGTCATCAGCGACACCAACGAACTGAACTTCCCGGTGCGCGGCGAGGACGACGTCATCACCGGCGTGCTGCCGCTGCAGGACGTGCGCCGCGTGCTCTACGAGGACGCCCTCTTCGAGCTGGTCGTGGTGCGCGACCTGATGCGCAAGCCCGCGACGCTCCTGCCCAACGACGACCTCTACACGGCGCTGCTCAAGTTCGTGGACACGGACTACAGCCAGATCCCGGTGATCAACCCCGAGGACCACACCGAGGTGCTCGGGCTCCTGAACAGGGCGGACGTCTTCCAGGCATACTCGCACGCCATCCGCACCCTGAAGGAAGAACACTAGCCCGGAGCGCGGGCCAAAAGGCCTTCACCGCGACGGGCCGGACTCCGCAAGGGGTCCGGCCCGTCCGTTTTTTTCCCGTCCCGGGCGCGAGGCGACGGCCTACCCCGCGATGCGGGCCGCTTTATGCTTATTTTGTCAAATATACCCTGTAGCGGCAGACGCGAAATATACTATTTTGCAAATTGGTAAAGCTTTCGGAAAGGTAACATTTTCATTTTCCTGTTCCATCCCGCCTCGATGACAAAGAATAAATCCTTATATCACAGATAATTATTCTATAGCCTGGGGGATCGCCCCGTTCCGCGCCCGGCAAGGCACGCTCCTTGCTTTGCCTCGGAATTGGAGAATTTCATGAAATCCCAGGTCGGCGCACTCGAACTCAAAGTCCTCTGCGAAATAGCCCGGATCATCGGACAGGCCCATGATCTCGACCGCACGCTGGAAAGCGTGCTGCGCATCCTGTCCGAGACCCTGTCCATGAAGCGGGCAACCCTGACCCTGCTCGACGAGACGGGCCAGCTCTCCATCCGCGCCTCCTACGGCCTCACGGCCGAAGAGCGGCAGCGCGGCGTCTACCGTCTGGACGAGGGCGTCACCGGCCACATCTTCCAGACCGCCAAGCCCTTCATCGTGCCCGACGTCTCCAAGGAGCCGCTGTTCCTGGACAAGACGCGCTCGCGCTCGCTCGAGCGCGGCCGCATCTCCTTCATCGGCGTGCCCATCCGCATCAAGGGGCAGCCCGCGGGCGTGCTCAACGTGGACCGCCTGTTCGAGGACGAGGTCTCCTTCGAGGAGGACGTCAACTTCCTCTCCGTGGTCTCCACCCTCATCTCCCAGTTCATCCAGCTGAGCCGCCATTTCGAGGAACGCGAGCTGACCCTGAAGAAGGAGATCTCGCTGCTGCGCTCCAAGCTCTCGGCCAGCTACCAGCGCTTCTTCATCGTGGGCAAGAGCCAGCCCATGGAGCGCGTGCGCCAGATGATCGAGAAGGTCTCGCCCACCAAGGCCACGGTCCTGCTGCTCGGCGAGTCCGGCACGGGCAAGACCCTCACCGCGCGCATCATCCACGAGCTCTCCGAGCGCCACGCCCAGCCCTTCATCAAGGTCAACTGCGCGGCCCTGCCCGAGACGCTCCTCGAATCCGAGCTCTTCGGCCACGAGAAGGGCGCCTTCACGGGCGCCACGGCCCCCAAGCCCGGCCGCTTCGAGGAGGCGGACGGCGGCACCATCTTCCTCGACGAGATCGGCGAGCTGACCCTGGCCGTGCAGTCGAAGCTGCTGCGCGTCATCCAGGAGAAGGAGTTCGAGCGGCTCGGCGCCACCAAGACGCGCCGCGTGGACGTGCGCATCATCGCGGCCACGAACAAGGACCTGGCCGAGGAGGTCAGGCGCGGCCAGTTCCGCGAGGACCTCTTCTACCGCCTGAACGTCTTTCCCATCCGCGTGCCCGCCCTGCGCGAGCGGCCCGAGGACATCCCGGCGCTGCTCAACCACTTCCTGGAGACCATGGAGAAGGAATACTCCCGCCGCCTGGTCTTCACGCCCAAGGCGCTGGACTCCCTCATGCGCTACGACTGGCCCGGCAACGTGCGCGAGATGGAGAACCTGGTGGAGCGGCTGTCCATCATGGTCGAGGGCGAGCAGATCGACGTGGAGGACATCCCCTCGCAGTTCTTCATCGGCGCGCGGCCCCCGGCCTCGCCCGAGGAGCACGCGAGCCTCGTGGACATCGAGAAGCGCGAGGTCCTCTCCGCGCTCGAGCGCCATCGCTGGATCCAGTCCCGCGCGGCCAAGGAGCTCGGCATCACGCTGCGCCAGATGGGCTACCGCATCAAGAAGTTCAGCCTGGAAGCCCTGGTCCAGGAGCGCCGCTCCAGGATTCGCGGCGACAAGTAGCCGCGCGCTGTTCCATAGCCTTCTTCTATAGTTTTCAGGACTTCAATCCTATCTTTCTATTTCGGATTTCCCGCACGCCTGGGTATCGTGCGCAAATTAGACACTTTCCAGGCAAAAACCGCCAGGAACGGCAGCGTGCTGCCGTGGGCGGTCCGTCCGCGCGCGGCCGGGTCCCTCCCGGTCAGCCGCACAAGGAGACAACCATGAGCGAGAAGCAAGGCGGGGGCCTCAGCAGGCGCGCCTTCCTCACCGGCGGCGCGGCGGCCGCAGCGGCCCTGGCCGTGCGGGCGGCGGGGGAGCCGGGCGGCCCCTATGCGGGGCAGGGCCTGCAGGTCTGGTCCTGCGGCGGCCTGGCCGAGGGCTTCATGCCCGCCAACGCGGCCTACGAGGCCGAGAGCGGCTGCGCGGTCAGCTACACCGGCGCCTTCGCCGCGGCGCTCGGCAAGTCGCTCCTGGGCGGGGCCACCACCGAGGTCTTCGCCCCGCGCGTGCTCGACCTCGCCCGCAAGCTCAAGTCCGTGGGCAAGATGCTCCACTACCAGCCCCTGTGCTTCACGAGCTACGTGCTGGTCACGCCGAAGGGCAATCCGGCGGGCATCGGGTCGGTCCACGACCTCGCGCGGCCGGGCCTTCGCACCATGCTCTCGCCCGACTCCTCGCCTCCGGGCGGCGCGGCCTCCATGGCGCTGCTCAAGAAGGCCGGGGTCGTTGAGGGCGCCAAGAAGAACGCCATATTCCTCGGCTCCTGCGTGCAGCACGACGTGTCCGAGGTGGCCGCTGGGCGGGCCGACGCCGCCGTCGTCGAGAAGCGCATCACGCGGCTGCCGCGCTACCGGGACGCCTTCGAGATCATTCCCATCCCCGAGGAATATTTCCCGGCCCCGCCCGTGCCCTTCTCCATCGGGGTCATGAAGTTCGCCAAGAACCGCGAGCTGGCCGAGGACTTCGTCCGCTTCATCACCTCGGAGGCGGGCCAGTCCCACTTCGAGGCGGCCGGGTTCGTGCCCGCGCTCTCCGACGAGGGCAGGCGTCTGGCGAAGAAATACGGAGCGTACGATGGCTAGCGCCGCCCGGACCCTGCAATGGAAGCGGCGGATCATCCAGGCCGCCTCGCTCTTCGTCATCGGCGAGTTCTCCTACTTCGGCATCTTCCGCTGCCCCTTCGCCGTGCCCTACGTGAGCTGCCCCAACTGCCCCGTGGTGCAGTGCCCGGGCCGCAAGCTGTGGCTCACGGCCTGGATCGGCATCCTGGCCTCGGCGCTGTTCTTCGGCCGGGCGTTCTGCGGCTACGCCTGCCCCGGCGGCATGGTCGCGGAGCTCTTCGACCGCGTCTCGCCCTTCACCAGGAGCATCGGCCGCCGCGTGTCCAAGGGTTTCGACCGCGTCCTGCGCAACGCCAAGTACGTGGCCGCGGCCGCGGCGCTCTACCTCTTCCTCGGCCTGCACAACCCGCGCTGGGCCGTGCCCATCCGCACCGGCGAGTTCTTCCAGGCCACGGCGCTCACCTTCCACCACGCCTTCACGCCCTGGCTCTTCCGCACCGGGACCGTGCTCGGCGCCCTGGCGCTCGGGCTCCTCGTGCCCTACTTCTGGTGCCGCTACCTCTGCCCCACGGGCGGCATCCTGGACGTCTTCGGCCGCTTCGCCCCGGCCCGCCACCGCATGACCGCGGACTGCACGGACTGCGGCAAGTGCGAAAGATCCTGCGGCATGGCGACGCGGCCCTCCGAGCCCAACTGCACGAACTGCGGCGCCTGCGTCTCCGACTGCCCGGCGAACGCCATCCGCTTCGGCCTCGGCGGCGGCGGCGGAACATCCGCGGACGAGGAGAACGCGCCGGAAAAACAGGCCTAGTGTCGCGTCCATGAAAAAGTCGATACGCCAGGCAGTGGTCGTACGCGACACGTGAACCGGGCGAATGCACGGTTCCGCCGCCAGCGGCAGCCGTTAGGCGAGCGCGCTTGGGCGCGAGTCTTACGGATGCCGACAGCAGCGCCGTCGGCGGCGTAAGCAAGCCGAAAACCACGTTTTCGGCGCAGCGATCTTCCGCAAAATACGGCCTTGCGTATTTTGCGGACGTCACACTAGACACGCGGCGCAAAAACCCCGAAGACGGGCCGGGCCAGGGACGCACCCTGCCCGGCCGGGGGCCGCCCCGTCTTTCCAATTCCGTCATGCCGTGCTACACGGCGGGCACGATACCGCCCACGGGAGCCGACATGAACGAAGCCACCTGCGCGCTGGTCCTTGCCGCCGGCAAGGGAACGCGCATGCACGCACGCGACCTGCCCAAGGTCATGATGCCCATCCTGGGCGAGCCCATGCTCTGGTACGTGCAGCGTGCCCTCACCCCGTCCTTCGCGGAACACGTCTACACCGTGGTCGGCTTCGGCGCGGACCGCGTGGCCGAGGCCTTTCCCGAGTCCACCGAACGCTTCGTGCACCAGGAGGAGCAGCTGGGCACGGGCCATGCGCTCGTGACCGCCTGGCCGCGCCTCAAGGCGGCAGGCTACCGCTACGTGGTCGTGGTCAACGGCGACACGCCGCTCTTGCGCGGCGCCTCCGTGGACCGGCTGGTAGAGGAGGCCACCGCCAGGAAGGCCGCCCTGGCCTTCCTCTCGGTCGAGGCGCCCGAGCCCAATGCCTTCGGCCGCGTGCTGCGCGACGCGGACGGCCGGGTGAGCGCGATCATCGAGGCCAAGGACTACGATCCGGAGAAGCACGGCCCGGCCCCGCGCGAGGTCAACGCGGGCCTCTATTTCCTGGACATGCAGTTCGTCGAGCCGCTGCTCGGCTGGCTCGGCAACACGAACGCGGCGCGTGAATATTACATCACGGACCTCGTGGAGCTGGCCATCGCGGACAACAACCTCGTGCTCGCGGTCAACTGCGGCGAGGACCCCACGCTCATGGGCATCAACACGCCGCTCGAGCTCTCGGACGCCGAGGAGCTCTTGCGCGCCGAGATCGCCCACCAGCACCTGAACCACGGCGTGCGGCTGCACAATCCAGCCGGGTGCCGCATCGGCCCCCGCGTGACCATCAAGCCGGGTGCGCAGATCACGGGCCCGTGCGAACTCATGGGTGAGACGGTGATCGACCAGGACGTGGTCGTGGACGCATTCTGCCACGTCATGGAATCCTGGCTCAGCCAGGGCGCGCAGGTGCGCCACTTCTCCCACCTGGAGAAAGCCGAGGTGGGCCCGGGCTGCGTGGTCGGCCCCTACGCGCGGCTCCGCCCCGGCGCCATCCTCGAGGAGAAGGCCAAGGTCGGCAACTTCGTGGAGATGAAGAAGGCCGTGCTCGGCAAGGGGTCCAAGGCCAGCCACCTGACCTACCTCGGCGACGCCGAGATAGGCGAGGGGGTGAACATCGGCGCGGGCACCATCACCTGCAACTACGACGGCGTGCGCAAGCACAAGACGGTCATCGGGAACGGGGCCTTCATCGGCAGCAACACGGCCCTGGTCGCGCCCGTGACCGTGGGGGCCGGCGCCCTGGTGGGAGCCGGTTCGACCATCACCAAGGACGTTGCGCAAGGCAGCCTCGCCCTGACCAGGGCGGAGCAGCGGCAATTGCCGCGGCGCAAATAAACCGGCCCGATCGGCCTTGATTTACGGCCGGGGGAGTCTTAGAATTTGCATATGGAAATACTTGAGCAGCTTGAGCAGCGCATGACCGCGCTGCTGAACAAGATCAAGGAGTTGGAGGAAGAGAACAGGCTCCTCAAAACGGAGCTTGCGGAGATCCGGCAGAACAGGGATGCCGTGATGTCGCGTATCGACGGCCTGTTGCAGAAGGTCCAGGGAGCTCTCGAGTAACGTGGTAGCCCGATGCCTCAATACACGTTAAGTGTGCTCGGACTGGAGATACGCTTCAAGACGGATGCGGACGAGGCTCGTGTGGATGCAGCCAAGTCCCATCTGGAAGAACTGTTCAACCAGATCAGCCAGAGCGGGAAGAACATCAATAAGGAGATCCTGCTTACGGTATTGGCCTTGAGCTTGGCCGACGACTACCTGCAGACCAAAAGCGAACTGCGGGAGATCGAAGCGAAATTGGGCTCGCTTTTGAAGATAAAATAACCGGGGCGCTGGCGGCGCCTGATGAAGTTTTCCCTGGGTGGTGCGTGATCGTCACCGGAATTGCTGAGCCAACGAGTACACTTTGGGACGCAGCTTTCAGTACGGCCCGTGTGCAAGCCCGCTATGCGGGAAGCCTGACGGCCGAACAGCAGCGCCCGCTCTGAGCCTTCGGTTCAGAATACGAGACGACACGGCTACTCGGGGTCCCATTATACGGCCCCAAGGGCCGTTTTGCAGATAAAGCCGCCTGCCTTCACCCCCGGTCGCAGAAGACGCCCGAGCCATGCCCGAGCCATGCCGCGGCGCGTCGTGCCGCAGGCGGCATGCCGGAGCGGGGCAAGTCCCCGCGCTCCAGCCATGCCGCCCGACACGACCGCAGCAGGCAGTCCTTCCCGGGAAGGCCGCCATGCGCGGCCGCCCTGTCCGCCGCTCTCCGCGCGAACGGCACCTCACGGTGCGCAAGGCCCACACAGGCGGGGCGAACGCCTGAACACATAAAGGAGAGCAGCATGAGCCCTTCCACGATCATCATCATCACACTCGTCATCGGACTCATCGGCGGCGCTGCGGCCGGGTACATCCTGCACCGCATCATCGAGGCCAAGCGCCTCGCCGAGGCCAAGGACCTCGCCCTGCGCATCCTCGAGGAGGCGCGCAAGGAGGCCCAGGTCACCAAGGAAGACGTCATCATCCAGGGGCAGAAGGAACTTCTCAAGGAAAAGAAGGAGCAGGAGCGGGAGGCCAAGGAGCGCGAGAACTCGCTCAAGGCCAAGGAGCAGAAGCTCGCGGCCAAGGAGGAGCGGCTCGAGGGCAAGCTCGAGACCCTGGCGCAGAAGGAAAGCAGCGTCATCGAGCTCGAGAAGCGGCTGACAAAGTCCGAGCGCGAGCTCGAGGACCGCGAGGAGGTCCTGGGCAAGCGCGAGGAAGAGCACGAGCGCAGGCTCGAGGAGATCGCCGGGCTGACCGCCGAGGAGGCCAAGCAGCGCCTGCTCCAGGAGATCGAGTCGCGCACCCGCCACGAATCCGCCAAGATGATCCGCTCCATCGAGATGGAGGCCAAGGAGATCGCGGACAAGAAGGCCAAGGAGGTCATCGCCCTGGCCATCAACCGCTACGCGGGCGACTTCGTGGCCGAGCAGACCGTGACCGCCGTGACGCTTCCCTCCGAGGAGATGAAAGGCCGCATCATCGGCCGCGAGGGGCGCAACATCCGCGCCCTGGAGGCGGCCACCGGCGTGGACCTGATCATCGACGACACGCCCGAGACCGTCATCCTCTCGGCCTATTCCCCCCTGCGCCGCGAGATCGCCAAGCAGTCGCTCGAGCGGCTCATCACCGACGGCCGCATCCATCCTGCGCGCATCGAGGACATCGTGGCCAAGGTCGAGAAGGAGATGGAGGTCAAGCTGCGCCAGATCGGCGAGCAGGCCACCTTCGACGTCGGCGTGCACGGCATCCATCCCGACCTCGTGCGCCTGCTCGGCCAGCTGCAGTACCGCACCAGCTACTCCCAGAACGTGCTCCAGCACTCGCTCGAGGTGGCCTTCCTGTGCGGCGTCATGGCCGCGGAGCTCGGCCTGGACGAGAAGCGCGCCAAGCGCGCGGGCCTGCTGCACGACATCGGCAAGGCCGTGGACCACGAGATCGAGGGTCCGCATGCCGTCATCGGCGCCGACCTGGCCAAGAAGTACACCGAGCACCGCGATATCGTGAACGCCATCGCCGCGCACCACGAGGACCAGCCCGCCGAGACCATCATGGCCATCCTGGTGCAGGCCGCGGACGCCCTCTCCGGCGCCCGGCCCGGCGCGCGCAAGGAGCTCCTGCAGAACTACGTCAAGCGCCTGGAGGACCTGGAGAACATCGCCCGCGACTTCGACGGCGTGACCAAGGCCTACGCCATCCAGGCCGGTCGCGAGATCCGCGTCATGGTCGAGCCGGACCGCGTGCCGGACGAGCGCACCTACCTCCTGTGCAAGGACATCGCGAAAAAGATCGAGGACAACCTGACCTATCCCGGCCAGATCAAGGTCACGGTCATCCGCGAGAAACGGGCCTCCGAGTTCGCCAAGTAGGCGGACGCCGCATACGGGCGCGAGCCCGCGCATCCGCATACGGGGAGCCGCCTGCCGGGCGGCTCCCCGTGCTCCCCCCTCCCCTCCTGCCGATACGTGGTTGAACCCGGCGCTGCCTTGGCGTATTCTGTTGATGTTGTTCCCTGAATTCCGGGAGGAGGAACCCGCGCCCTGCGCAGCGAGCGCTCGCTGTCTCCGCGCGGCCCGATATGAAGGCCACGACTTCCCCGCGGTTCGCCCGCATCACACGCCGAGCAGCCTTCACCGCGTTCGCGTTCGCGCTCGCCGGCCTCGCCTGCTCCCTGGCTTCCGCAGCCGCCCACGGTGAGACGAACGTCCTGCGCGTCCTCTACATGGAGAGGCCGCCCTTCTACCGCACCGAGGGCGAGCGCGCGGGCGGCCTGCTCGTGGACATCACCCGCTCCGTGCTCGAGGAGGCGGGCATCACGCCCGAGTTCGAATCCATGCCCTCCAAGCGCATCCTCGAGGAGCTGCAGCACCCGGGCAAGGCCGTCTGCTCCGTGGGCTGGTTCAAGACGGCGCAGCGAGAGGCCTGGGCCAAGTTCAGCCTGCCCATCTACCGCAACCGCCCCCTGGTCGCCCTGGTGCGGCGAAGCGACCTCCCGCTCTTCCAGGACCGGCACTCCCTGGCCTCCCTGTTCGCCGACAAGAAGCTGATCCTCGGCCGTCTCGAAGGATTCTCCTTCGGCGAAAGTGTGGACGCTCTCCTGGACGAAGGCTCGCCTGCGGTCTACAGCCTCGCGGGCACGCAGCGCCAGCTCGTGCGCATGCTGGCCGCGGGGCGCATCGACTACATGCTCGTCTCCCCGGAGGAGGTCGCGACCCTGCTCGCGGACGCCGGGCTCGCGCCCTCCCGCTTCAGCGTGCTGGGACTGCGCGACGCGCCTTCCGGCAACCTCCGCTACCTGATGTGCTCCAAGGCCGTGCCCGACGCCGAGCTGCGGCGCATCAACGACGTGCTGGCCAGGCGGGCCATGCCGCGGGAGCCTTGAGGTGGCGGCACGCAGCTTCCTCGGCCGCTCCCTGTCGCGCGACCTGAGCCTGAGCCTGGCCCTGGTGGTTTCCCTCGTGGCCGCGGCCGCGCTGGTCCTGCTCTTCGCCAGCACCCAGAAGCAGGCCGAGGAGGAGAACGAGGCCCGCGCGGACTCCTACCTGACCTTCCTGCAGGAGACGCTGCGCATCCCCATGTGGGAGCTGAACGACCAGGCCATCGACGAGATCGGCCGGACCTTCGCGCACAACGAGTTCGTCGAGGGCATCACCATCCGGGACGCGGACGGCCGCGTGCTGTTCAGCGCAGCGCACGGCAAGGGCCACGGCGTGATCAGGAGGGCCGAGATCACCCACGACGGCACGACCATCGGCCGCGTGATCCTCGAGCTGAACATCGACGCGCAGAAGGCGGCGCGCCGCACCCTGCTCCTGAACTTCGCAGGCGCATCGCTGCTGGCCGTGCTGGTGCTCGTGGGGGTCACGGGCATCCTCCTGCGCGTGCTGCTGCGACGCCCCTTCCACACCCTGGACGGGCTCATCAGCGAGTACGCCGCGGGCCGCTACGACGCCCTGCCCCCGGCCATCCCCTACGAGGAGTTCCACCCCATCACCGCGCTGCTCGTGCAGATGGGCCAGACCATCCAGAGCCAGATGGAGCGGCTGAGCGAGGCCGAGCAGGCCTACCGTTCCATCTTCGAGAACGCGAGCGAGGGCCTGGCGCGCCTGACGCCGGGAGGCCGCTTCCTGAGCATCAACCCGGCCGGCGCCGACATCCTCGGCTTCGACTGCCCGGAGGCGCTCCTGGCGCGCGAGAACCTCCACAGCACGGACTTCTACGCCGACCTCTCGGCCCAAAAGATGCTCCAGGACGCGCTGCGCACGAACGGCGAGGCCCATGGCGTGGTGGCCATCACCACGGCCCGGGGCGAGAGCCGCTGGATCGAGGTCCACGCCCGGGCCATGCCGGGCGCGGGCGGCGGCCACGAGATCACCGAGACCGTGATCATCGACGTCACGGAACGCCACCATGCCGAGATGCGGCTCGCGAAATCCCTGTCGGAGAAGGACATCCTGCTCAAGGAGATCCACCACCGGGTCAAGAACAACCTGCAGATCGTCTCGAGCCTGCTCTACCTGCAGTCGCAGGGCATCGACGACAAGGCGCTGCGCGACCTCTTCCTGGAGAGCCAGGGGCGCATCGCCTCCATGGCCCTGGTGCACGAGGAGATGTACCAGACGCACAACCTCTCCGGCGTGGACCTCGGGGAATACGCCAAGAAGCTCGTGGTGCGCCTGCTCTCCACCTACGGCAAGAGCGGCGTGGAGCTCACGGCCGAGGTGGCCCGCGTCCCGGTCTCCCTGGAGACGGCCATCCCCTGCGCGCTCATCCTGAACGAGCTGGTGACCAACGCCTGCAAGCACGCCTTCAGCGGCGTGAACGCGGGCTCCCTGCACCTGTGCGTCGCCGCCTCCGAAGAGACGGTCTCCCTGCAGGTCCGGGACAACGGCCCCGGCCTGCCGCAGGACTTCCACCCCGAGGACGCGTCCACCCTGGGCATGCTTCTCATCTCCCGCCTCACGGAGCAGATCAGGGGGCGCCTCGAGACCGGGAACGCGCCCGACGGCGGCGCCTGCTTCACCATCGCCTTCCCGCTCGAGCAGAAAGAGAAGACGGCCTGAACCCGGTGCAAGGGCGCGGCGCGCAGCGCATTCCCCCTTGGCAGCCGCTTCCGGCTCGGGTAATCTCCGCTGCCCGATAGGCTCGGCGAAACGTTACAACCGGCATCCGGTCATCAAGGAGTCGACGCATGGCGGTCCATGGGGGTTGGGGGTTGCAACGCAACGCCGAGAAGGAGCAGAGCGCGGCCTGGGATGCCGCCTCGTGGGTGCTGCTCCTGCTCATCCTCGTCCTGGTCGCATTGACGTTCAGGGATTACGGCATCTCCTGGGACGAGCAGGGCCAGAACACCTACGGCAAGCTCCTCCTCGACTACTACCTCTCCGGCTTCAAGGACGTCCGCGCCTTCTCCTTCGCCAACCTCTACTACTACGGCGGCTCCTTCGACATCGTGGCCGCCGTCCTGAACCGCTTCCTGCCCTTCGGGGAATACGAGACGCGCCACCTGCTGGGCGGGCTCGTGGGGGTGCTCGGCTTCCTCGGCGTCTGGAAGCTCGGCCGCGAGCTCGGCGGACCGCGCACCGGCTTCATCGCCCTCATCCTGCTGGCGACCACGGCCCGCTTCTACGGCCACACCTTCACCAACCCGAAGGACATCCCCTTCGCGGTGGCCCTGATCTGGACGCTCCTCTACCTCATCCGCAGCGTGAACGAGGTTCCGGACATACGCCTCTCCACGGCGCTGAAGCTCGGCCTGGCCTTCGGCCTGGCGCTCGGCACCCGGGTAGGCGCGGTGATCATCGCGCCGAGCTTCCTGTTGCCCTTCTTCCTGCGCATGGTCGGCAGGCTGCTGGACGGCGTGTGGCCCGCGGAGGCCTGCTGGGAGGCCATCGCCTCCCTCCTGCGCCTGATCCCGGCCGCGATCACGGCCTATCTGGTCATGATCGCCTGCTGGCCCTGGGCGGCCCAGAATCTCGCGAACCCCATCGTGGCCATGAAGATGTTCTCGCACTTCCCCTTCACGGGGAAGGTGCCCTTCGAGGGAGAGCTCATCCCGGCCATGAACCTGCCTTCGGACTACCTGCCCGATCTGCTCTTCCTCGGCCTGCCCCCGACGCTCCTGGGAGGCCTGGCCGTGGCGCTCCTGGTCGGCGGCGCGGCCCTGCTGATCAAGCGCGAGGCGCTGCTCGAGCCGAGAAGCCTCGGCATCCTGGCCGTGCTCCTGGCCGCGGCCGTGCCCATCGTCTACTTCGTGGTGGAGACCCCGCCGGCCTACAACGGCTTCCGCCACTTCCTCTTCGTCATCCCGCCCCTGGCCGTGCTCGCGGCGCTCGGGCTGAACCTGCTCCTGGAACTGCCGAGCCCCATGTCCACGCTCACCGCGCTGCTCCTGGCCGCGGGCATCGCCTGGCAGGTCTCGGTCATGGTCCGCCTGCACCCCGAGGAATACGTCTACTTCAACATCTTCGCGGGCGGTCCGGCCGGGGCCCAGGGCCGCTACGAGGTCGAGTACTGGGGCACCTCGCTGCGCGAGACGACCAAGGACATGGTCGACCTGCTGCAGCGCACCGAGGGCGTTCCGGCCACCCCGCTCAAGGTCTACGTCTGCGCCGACACGACCTCGGCCGCCTACTACTTCC
It contains:
- a CDS encoding chloride channel protein; its protein translation is MAALYSVTSLRKFMRLYRSLPAVRWLALGVVVGFFAGLAAAAFYLGVEYLSHLFLTTWAGFHLPAPAGEGLFDSDIATTVERHWLVPCMLTGVGLLTGFLIQRFIPDSINSGTDGTDSMIKSFHRELGVIKPIVPLIKGLMAILTIACGGSAGQEGPISQVGAGLGSWISDKLGLTTRERRILLLAGAAGGLGAIFRAPLGGALTAIEVIYREDFEAEAILPAVISSVVAYSVFAIFFGTTPILSVPPFHFHSITELFFSALLAVACAGAGWLYVRAFYAIKYSFFARIRAKIGITWTCALGGLLMGIFGMLFPQVLAGGYGWLQQAISGNLPLLLMLAIIFGKILATSLTIGSGLSGGMFAPALFVGGMTGGLVGHLSKAFFPNAVQNPGAFVLVGMAAFFSGIANAPIGPIVMVCEITQGYGLLAPLLLASMVTLVIGRKVSLYENQVENKFESPAHTGDATINVLERLQVKEFLRRGRTTVLDERMTLKTLTQVISDTNELNFPVRGEDDVITGVLPLQDVRRVLYEDALFELVVVRDLMRKPATLLPNDDLYTALLKFVDTDYSQIPVINPEDHTEVLGLLNRADVFQAYSHAIRTLKEEH
- a CDS encoding sigma-54-dependent Fis family transcriptional regulator: MKSQVGALELKVLCEIARIIGQAHDLDRTLESVLRILSETLSMKRATLTLLDETGQLSIRASYGLTAEERQRGVYRLDEGVTGHIFQTAKPFIVPDVSKEPLFLDKTRSRSLERGRISFIGVPIRIKGQPAGVLNVDRLFEDEVSFEEDVNFLSVVSTLISQFIQLSRHFEERELTLKKEISLLRSKLSASYQRFFIVGKSQPMERVRQMIEKVSPTKATVLLLGESGTGKTLTARIIHELSERHAQPFIKVNCAALPETLLESELFGHEKGAFTGATAPKPGRFEEADGGTIFLDEIGELTLAVQSKLLRVIQEKEFERLGATKTRRVDVRIIAATNKDLAEEVRRGQFREDLFYRLNVFPIRVPALRERPEDIPALLNHFLETMEKEYSRRLVFTPKALDSLMRYDWPGNVREMENLVERLSIMVEGEQIDVEDIPSQFFIGARPPASPEEHASLVDIEKREVLSALERHRWIQSRAAKELGITLRQMGYRIKKFSLEALVQERRSRIRGDK
- a CDS encoding substrate-binding domain-containing protein, with translation MSEKQGGGLSRRAFLTGGAAAAAALAVRAAGEPGGPYAGQGLQVWSCGGLAEGFMPANAAYEAESGCAVSYTGAFAAALGKSLLGGATTEVFAPRVLDLARKLKSVGKMLHYQPLCFTSYVLVTPKGNPAGIGSVHDLARPGLRTMLSPDSSPPGGAASMALLKKAGVVEGAKKNAIFLGSCVQHDVSEVAAGRADAAVVEKRITRLPRYRDAFEIIPIPEEYFPAPPVPFSIGVMKFAKNRELAEDFVRFITSEAGQSHFEAAGFVPALSDEGRRLAKKYGAYDG
- a CDS encoding 4Fe-4S binding protein, which encodes MASAARTLQWKRRIIQAASLFVIGEFSYFGIFRCPFAVPYVSCPNCPVVQCPGRKLWLTAWIGILASALFFGRAFCGYACPGGMVAELFDRVSPFTRSIGRRVSKGFDRVLRNAKYVAAAAALYLFLGLHNPRWAVPIRTGEFFQATALTFHHAFTPWLFRTGTVLGALALGLLVPYFWCRYLCPTGGILDVFGRFAPARHRMTADCTDCGKCERSCGMATRPSEPNCTNCGACVSDCPANAIRFGLGGGGGTSADEENAPEKQA